One window of Pectobacterium carotovorum genomic DNA carries:
- a CDS encoding efflux RND transporter periplasmic adaptor subunit: MTQPHQPSSRSTRKWLLQAVLLIVVVWVAYRFWLAYQPEPIRLQGQIEAQQYSVSSKVAGRIADVQVQKGQQLDVGELVFTLLTPELDAKLEQAKAGEAAAGAVALEAQKGAREQQIAAAKDQWQKAKAGSELSHKTYLRVQNLYQEGVLPLQKRDEAKASWEAARYTEGMAWQEYQMALEGTRKETRVAAEEKVRMAAGSVAEVEAYLAEARVVSPHTGEVSNVLLRSGEIAPQGFPVVTLLDMSDIWIQLAVREDLLERFAMGTEFEASIPALNNQTFRFKVSYVSVMGEFATWRATDTRQGFDMRTFEVEARPIQPINGLRVGMSALVEM, encoded by the coding sequence ATGACACAACCACACCAGCCCTCTTCACGTTCAACGCGCAAATGGCTCCTTCAGGCCGTCCTGCTGATTGTGGTTGTCTGGGTCGCTTATCGCTTCTGGCTTGCCTATCAGCCCGAACCAATACGTTTACAGGGGCAAATCGAAGCACAGCAGTACTCGGTATCTTCAAAAGTGGCAGGCCGTATCGCAGACGTGCAGGTACAAAAAGGTCAGCAACTAGACGTGGGTGAGCTTGTCTTCACTCTCCTGACGCCGGAACTGGACGCGAAGCTGGAGCAGGCGAAAGCGGGTGAGGCCGCAGCGGGGGCCGTTGCGCTGGAAGCTCAAAAAGGCGCGCGTGAACAGCAAATCGCCGCCGCAAAAGATCAGTGGCAAAAAGCTAAAGCCGGTTCCGAGCTAAGCCATAAGACCTATCTACGCGTGCAAAACCTCTATCAGGAAGGTGTGCTGCCGCTGCAAAAACGGGATGAAGCGAAAGCCTCATGGGAGGCCGCACGCTATACCGAGGGGATGGCGTGGCAAGAATACCAAATGGCATTGGAAGGTACGCGGAAAGAAACGCGGGTGGCCGCAGAGGAAAAAGTCCGCATGGCTGCTGGCTCTGTTGCTGAGGTGGAAGCCTATCTGGCAGAAGCACGCGTCGTCAGCCCACACACTGGCGAGGTCAGCAATGTGCTGCTGCGCAGCGGCGAAATTGCGCCGCAGGGCTTTCCTGTGGTCACGCTACTGGATATGAGCGACATCTGGATCCAACTGGCGGTACGCGAAGATCTTCTTGAGCGTTTTGCGATGGGCACCGAATTTGAAGCGAGTATCCCAGCGCTAAACAATCAGACATTCCGATTTAAGGTGTCTTACGTTTCCGTCATGGGGGAGTTCGCCACATGGCGAGCAACGGACACCCGACAAGGATTTGATATGCGGACATTTGAAGTAGAAGCGCGTCCGATTCAGCCAATTAACGGTCTGCGCGTTGGCATGAGCGCGCTGGTAGAAATGTGA
- a CDS encoding ABC transporter permease has product MMHEWRALWRDRWGMALALWLPLVTMLITWWTLSGAIVRELPIGLIDLDNSTMSRQFARELHASPSFNLNHEFSAVAEGAMSLRGGEIYALVVIPRHFERDIRQGTLPTITAWNNGQFVLVAKVINSSLALVAGTFNGQIAVVQALSQGAAMPEAKGLAVPVGGQTSALFNQNSNYAQFLLNAIIPSIWSILLALYGLNTLAREDRHGVHWVPENYTAIISAKFLTHWLIGWVWGGIWSYALYSLLGYPLNGSPLLLFVSIGMTAGACVALGMAFYALIRDPARAVSIVGALMAPGLAFMGITFPASAMETFATFWRQLLPVAHYGDIAIAITSYGAGIVQIAPALAALALFWLLLPLTLWRYRSSDKEATC; this is encoded by the coding sequence ATGATGCACGAATGGAGGGCGTTGTGGCGTGACCGCTGGGGAATGGCTTTAGCGCTCTGGTTGCCACTTGTCACAATGTTGATTACCTGGTGGACGCTATCTGGGGCGATTGTTCGTGAACTTCCCATCGGCCTGATCGATCTGGATAACAGCACGATGTCGCGCCAGTTTGCCAGAGAACTACATGCTTCGCCCTCTTTCAACCTGAACCATGAGTTCTCAGCGGTGGCAGAAGGCGCAATGTCATTACGCGGTGGGGAGATCTACGCGCTGGTGGTGATCCCACGCCACTTTGAGCGCGATATCCGCCAGGGAACGTTACCAACCATCACCGCATGGAATAACGGGCAATTCGTTTTGGTTGCAAAAGTCATTAACAGCTCGCTGGCGCTGGTGGCAGGAACATTCAACGGGCAGATCGCCGTGGTACAGGCATTGTCTCAAGGGGCGGCCATGCCTGAAGCCAAAGGGCTGGCAGTGCCGGTTGGTGGGCAGACTAGCGCGTTGTTTAACCAAAACTCCAACTACGCCCAGTTTTTGCTGAACGCGATTATCCCCTCGATTTGGTCAATTTTGCTCGCGCTATATGGCCTGAATACGCTGGCTCGGGAGGATCGCCATGGAGTGCACTGGGTGCCAGAGAACTATACTGCGATCATCAGTGCTAAATTCCTGACACACTGGTTGATCGGCTGGGTATGGGGCGGGATCTGGAGCTATGCACTGTATAGCCTGCTTGGTTATCCGCTTAACGGCTCGCCATTATTGCTATTTGTCTCAATCGGCATGACAGCAGGTGCCTGCGTTGCATTGGGCATGGCTTTCTATGCGCTGATTCGCGACCCGGCACGTGCCGTCTCTATCGTTGGGGCGTTAATGGCCCCCGGACTGGCGTTCATGGGCATCACCTTTCCGGCCTCGGCAATGGAGACCTTCGCTACATTCTGGCGACAGCTGCTGCCCGTCGCCCATTACGGTGATATCGCGATTGCCATCACCAGCTACGGTGCCGGAATTGTTCAGATCGCGCCCGCTCTGGCGGCACTTGCTTTATTCTGGCTGCTGCTACCGCTCACCCTCTGGCGCTACCGATCCAGTGACAAGGAGGCGACATGCTGA
- a CDS encoding ABC transporter permease, translated as MLTFTDIIRFELRSVLRDPTILLTLFGGILLYSFLYPRPYLAQTPRELPVVLVDEDGTQLSRRLAFMADSTPEIQLVAQRNSLDEAKALLLHGEVKGILYIPRHFYRDIMQGKSVTVSYSADASYFLIYGAIAQSLATVGGTVGAQIKVARLLTQGEGIPAASAQWQAASLNVVPVFNPTMGYINYVVPGVFMLILHQILLMGCGLLGAGQNQRAQSGAVRYWQYATPWRLLLARTIIVGGAYQLSLLYMLGFCLDAYGIAREAKMSQLLLFALPFLLATLWLGVALGSAFMRKDLPSQAVLLSSIPIVFLSGFIWPVEMIPAPLNWFAQWVPAVFTIQGILRLNQMGADFSQVSAFWWHLWMLAALYGLLAWGMLGYRQRQYRREHQAAR; from the coding sequence ATGCTGACCTTTACCGACATCATCCGGTTTGAGTTGCGTAGTGTGCTGAGAGATCCGACAATCCTGCTCACTCTATTTGGCGGCATTCTGCTCTATTCCTTTCTCTATCCGCGACCTTACCTTGCTCAAACGCCGCGCGAACTGCCGGTAGTGCTGGTCGATGAGGATGGCACCCAGCTCTCGCGCCGTCTGGCATTTATGGCTGACTCTACGCCAGAGATACAGTTGGTGGCACAGCGCAATTCGTTGGATGAAGCAAAAGCGTTGCTTCTGCATGGCGAAGTAAAAGGCATTCTCTACATTCCCCGTCACTTCTATCGCGATATCATGCAGGGAAAAAGTGTCACTGTAAGCTATTCAGCAGACGCCAGCTACTTCCTGATCTACGGTGCAATCGCGCAGTCTCTGGCGACGGTCGGTGGCACTGTGGGGGCGCAGATTAAAGTCGCACGGCTGCTTACTCAGGGGGAAGGCATACCTGCTGCCAGTGCGCAATGGCAGGCTGCATCCCTGAATGTTGTCCCAGTATTCAACCCGACCATGGGCTATATCAACTATGTGGTTCCCGGTGTTTTCATGTTGATACTGCACCAGATTTTATTAATGGGATGCGGCCTGCTTGGCGCAGGGCAGAATCAGCGAGCACAGTCAGGAGCCGTTCGCTATTGGCAATATGCGACACCGTGGCGTTTGCTTCTGGCTCGCACAATAATCGTTGGTGGAGCCTACCAGCTCTCGTTACTCTACATGCTTGGTTTTTGTCTCGATGCCTACGGCATCGCACGTGAAGCGAAAATGAGCCAACTGCTTCTGTTTGCGCTGCCCTTTCTGCTGGCTACGCTGTGGCTTGGTGTGGCGTTGGGAAGTGCTTTTATGCGCAAAGATCTTCCCAGCCAGGCGGTGCTGCTGTCTTCCATCCCTATCGTGTTTCTATCCGGCTTCATTTGGCCTGTGGAGATGATTCCTGCGCCTCTGAACTGGTTTGCACAGTGGGTGCCCGCTGTCTTCACCATTCAGGGAATATTGCGTCTTAATCAGATGGGAGCCGATTTTTCCCAGGTTAGCGCATTTTGGTGGCATTTATGGATGCTTGCTGCGCTATACGGGCTACTGGCGTGGGGAATGCTAGGGTATCGGCAGCGGCAATATCGTAGAGAACATCAGGCCGCACGCTGA
- a CDS encoding alpha/beta hydrolase translates to MFRLPKIKQKLLTLFFVISAGMMAQFSFANTKAPGTLIEKTALDEKNGLQEAAEQYLIRYRSLSGVDGKSLREDTGAVFIPKGEMPKGGWPVVVWTHGTVGVGTSCAPSLNPRSERDVQYLNTWLSLGFAIVAPDYAGLGSTGLHHYLNARGEAWSVLDSVKAALSTFPLRNQLTLVGQSQGAHAAFATAGYQPDYAPNLHIVSTVLTGTPYFDDKTSAAALFAGESGVKEGGDPKIPYVMYIYLSAADTKKGLNADDYFTPKAAAVVADARTMCIGELTQKVMAEGLNAGNSLKPAIQKLLDSQTASLRYNTLNINQPVFIGIGTSDINVPTAMQRHFASDVVGAGTSADVYEYKGMSHSETVNVSLRDSVPFVLKNLRADTTKP, encoded by the coding sequence ATGTTCCGTTTGCCTAAGATAAAACAAAAACTCTTAACGTTATTTTTTGTCATATCTGCCGGTATGATGGCTCAGTTTTCTTTCGCAAACACGAAAGCACCGGGCACCTTGATAGAAAAAACGGCGTTGGATGAGAAAAATGGCCTACAGGAAGCGGCGGAACAATATCTGATCCGGTATCGCTCTCTGAGTGGGGTAGATGGTAAAAGCCTACGGGAAGACACCGGTGCCGTTTTCATCCCGAAAGGTGAAATGCCAAAAGGGGGTTGGCCGGTTGTGGTATGGACACATGGGACGGTTGGCGTGGGAACCTCCTGCGCACCGTCTCTCAATCCGCGTTCAGAACGGGATGTGCAGTATCTGAATACCTGGCTGTCACTGGGGTTTGCGATTGTAGCACCGGATTATGCAGGGCTAGGATCTACTGGGCTGCATCACTACCTTAATGCCCGAGGGGAAGCATGGAGCGTGTTGGATAGTGTGAAAGCCGCGCTTAGCACCTTCCCACTGCGTAATCAATTGACTCTGGTCGGGCAGTCGCAGGGGGCGCACGCGGCCTTTGCGACAGCAGGCTATCAGCCAGATTATGCGCCGAATCTGCATATCGTATCGACCGTACTAACTGGCACGCCCTATTTTGATGACAAAACCTCTGCGGCAGCGCTTTTTGCCGGAGAAAGCGGTGTAAAAGAGGGCGGCGATCCTAAGATTCCTTATGTGATGTATATCTATCTGTCGGCAGCCGATACAAAAAAGGGGCTGAATGCCGATGATTACTTCACGCCGAAAGCCGCTGCTGTTGTCGCTGACGCACGTACAATGTGTATCGGCGAGCTGACACAAAAGGTGATGGCCGAAGGGCTAAATGCCGGGAATAGCCTTAAGCCTGCAATTCAGAAATTACTGGATAGCCAAACCGCGAGTTTACGCTATAACACACTAAACATTAACCAACCGGTTTTTATCGGGATTGGAACCAGCGACATCAATGTGCCTACTGCTATGCAGCGCCACTTTGCAAGTGACGTCGTTGGTGCAGGAACATCAGCAGATGTATATGAATACAAAGGCATGAGCCACAGCGAAACGGTTAACGTTTCACTGCGTGATTCTGTTCCCTTTGTGTTGAAAAACTTGCGGGCCGATACAACAAAACCTTAA
- a CDS encoding cupin domain-containing protein — MTYQLNLNWPEFLEKYWQKKPVVLKNAFPNFVDPITPDELAGLAMEPEVDSRLVSHKNGQWQASNGPFEHFDNLGETGWSLLAQAVNHWHAPSAELVSPFRVLPDWRLDDLMISFSVPGGGVGPHIDQYDVFIIQGMGSRRWRVGDKLPMRQFCSHPALLHVDPFPPIIDEDLEPGDILYIPPGFPHDGFTHETALNYSVGFRGPNGRDLISSFADYVLENDLGGEHYSDPDLTCREHPGRVEAYELDRLREMMNDVINQPEALKEWFGRFVTTPRHELDIAPAEPPYEQDEVVGALMDGGVLTRLSGLRVLEVGDSYFINSERLDTVDPKAADALCRYTVLGKQELGKALENPAFVAELTALVNQGYWFFDE, encoded by the coding sequence ATGACTTACCAACTTAATCTTAACTGGCCTGAATTCTTAGAAAAATACTGGCAAAAAAAACCTGTTGTATTGAAGAACGCTTTCCCGAATTTTGTCGATCCAATTACGCCGGATGAGCTGGCGGGTCTGGCGATGGAGCCGGAGGTCGATAGCCGTTTGGTCAGCCATAAAAATGGTCAGTGGCAGGCCAGCAACGGGCCGTTTGAGCATTTTGATAACTTGGGTGAAACGGGTTGGTCGCTGCTGGCTCAGGCGGTGAATCACTGGCATGCGCCATCTGCTGAACTCGTGAGTCCGTTCCGTGTGTTGCCGGACTGGCGTTTAGATGACCTGATGATCTCCTTTTCCGTACCGGGCGGCGGCGTGGGTCCGCATATCGATCAGTATGATGTCTTTATCATTCAGGGGATGGGCAGCCGTCGTTGGCGTGTGGGTGACAAGCTGCCGATGCGTCAGTTCTGCTCGCATCCTGCGTTGCTGCATGTCGATCCCTTCCCGCCAATTATTGATGAAGATCTTGAACCGGGCGACATCCTCTATATTCCACCAGGCTTCCCGCACGATGGCTTCACTCACGAAACCGCGCTCAACTACTCAGTAGGATTCCGTGGACCGAACGGCAGAGACTTAATTAGCAGCTTCGCTGACTACGTGCTGGAAAACGATCTCGGCGGTGAGCACTATAGCGACCCTGATTTAACCTGTCGGGAGCATCCGGGGCGGGTTGAAGCCTATGAGCTTGACCGTCTGCGCGAGATGATGAACGATGTGATTAATCAGCCGGAAGCGCTTAAAGAGTGGTTCGGCCGCTTTGTAACAACACCGCGCCATGAGCTGGATATCGCTCCCGCAGAGCCGCCTTACGAGCAAGATGAGGTGGTGGGCGCACTGATGGACGGCGGAGTGTTGACACGCCTGAGCGGACTGCGGGTGCTGGAAGTTGGCGATAGCTACTTCATCAACAGCGAACGCTTGGACACAGTCGATCCGAAAGCGGCTGATGCGTTATGTCGTTATACCGTTCTCGGTAAACAAGAGCTGGGCAAGGCGTTAGAGAACCCGGCTTTTGTGGCTGAACTAACCGCGCTGGTTAATCAGGGTTATTGGTTCTTCGACGAATAA